In Hirschia baltica ATCC 49814, the genomic stretch TCATGCTGGTTTTGATTTAGCGGTGAGAATAAAAGATCCTCCAACGCTTCTTCAATCGGCTTCAAGTCATAAATCAACAATGCTTCAGCGTCTTCAGGAGACACACGAACGCCTTCTCTAGCTGATTTTACATGGCCATACCCAACGACCCAACGTCCGTCAGGAAGACGTGTTGCACGTTCACGAAAGCCTTCAAAGCTCTTGATAAGTGCTAGCCCCGAACGAGAAATACGAAGTGAGAAAGTCATATTGGTTTGGCCTGAAGTTTATTACTATACCTGCAATCTAGCTACAGATATGCAATAAGGGTGCCTCTTTTGCGGCGAGTTTAAAGCAGAACAGCAGATGCCAAACCTAGAAACGCGCAAAAACCGACAATATCAACACTTGTTAACACAAACACAGACGAAGCAACTGCTGGATCAGCACCTAATTTTTGCAATCCTAGCGGCACTAACACACCTGCCAGTCCTGCCCATAAGAATGTGAAAAACATAGCAACACTGATGACGCCGCTTAGCTGGGGGTCCTTAAACCAGATCAATGCCATAAGGCCAACACCAAAGGAAAAAACAAGGCCATTTACAAGCGCAGTTAGAAACTCTCTGCGCACGGCCCGTCCTGCACGCGGCCCGAGCAAATCCCGTTCTGCAATTGCGCGAACCGTAACAGCCAAGGCCTGAGATCCTGCATTCCCTCCAAGAGCTGCCACAACCGGCATTAAAACAGCCAATGCGATAATTTGCGAAAGCGTTTCTTCAAAAACTGAAATTGCACCAGAGGCAAGAAAGGCCGTGAACAAATTTACACCCAGCCACGGCGCACGAGATCTCACCGCATCCCAGACAGACTGATAAGAACCACCATCATTCACACCAGAAAGCGCCAAAAGGTCTTCCTTGTTTTCATCCTGAATAACATCAACCATATCATCAATGGTGATCATACCTGTCAGCCGTCCACCTTCATCAACAACAGGCGCAGAAGCTAGATTGTATTGCTGGAATATGAAAGCAACGTCTTCCTGATCCATTTCGGGTTTAACAGCAGCAGAAATATCAACACCTAATTCTGCCAAAGGCGTATCACGCGTGGCTCGAATAAGGTTGGATAATGGCACGGCACCAACAAACCGAAACCCTGGATCAACGAGATAAACCTCAAAAAATGGCTCGGGCAAATCATCAGCAGACCGCATATGATCAATAGCTTGTCCGACGGTCCAGAATTCAGGCGCAGCAACAAAATCTCTCTGCATGAGACGACCAGCCGTCTCTTCGTCAAAATTCAAGGATGTTTCAATTGCTGCTCGGTCACTCGCGTTGATTTGTTCAAAAACCCGCTCTTGACGATCTTCCCCCAAATCAGCCGCCAGCAAAGCAGCGTCATCAGAGTCCAGATTTTCCAAAACATCTGCGAGATGCCGGTCTGACATCAGATCCACAGCGTCAGAACGTAGATCTTCTGAAAGCTCAGCGATCATATCTGCCGGTAATTTATCGCGCAGCAAGGATACAGCCTGACGAAAAGTTGGGCGCGGCATTTGCTCAAACACATCAGCCATATCAGCTGGGTGCAAATCACCCATAGCGACAATCAAGCCATCACGCGCATTAGCATCGACAAGTTCGACAAACAAATCGACGGTTTCTGCATCCACTCCGGCAGTTTCACCAGTCAGTTCGTCATTGCTATTAGGATTGTTTGTTGATTGCTGAGTCATGCCATTGCCTCGCAGACTGATTCCAAACTTTTCTTAGACCAAATGCGTCAACAAAGCGAGCCAGATTAATGCATTGAATCAACCTAAGAGAAAACAATTGGCATAAGCGTGAATAACACCAAAGTAATGAGACAAATGCCCAACAAATTAAGCTTGAAGCCAATCATAGCCATTCGCTGCATAGATACTTGTCCAGTCCCAAATACAATCGCATTAGGGCCTGTTGCCATAGGCAGCATGAACGCACAACTGGACGCCATGGCGACAGGTATTGCCAGCACATAAAGATCAAGACCTGAACCTTCAGTCATAGCACCCAAAATAGGTAATACGGCTGTGGCTGTCGCGACATTGCTTACAATTTCCGTTGAAAAAATAACAACGGTGATCAGCACAATCATTAAGAACAAACTAGGTGCAGATGTCAGCCCGCCAATTTGGTGAGCGAGCCAATCCGCCAAACCAGATTGCGTAATACCAAGCGCTAAACTCAGGCCTCCTCCAAACAGCAATACAACATCCCATGGAATATCTTTTGCCGTCTGCCAATCTAAAAGCCGTGTATTTTCCGGTTGTGTTTTACCTGCCGGAATAACGAACATCAAAATTGCACCAAAGACTGCAATAATATGATCGGTGACATGGCTAAAAGGTGTAACGCCGAATATTTCAAAAGAATTTAAGGATCGCCGGAATATCCAAGCACACGCAATAACAGAAAAAGCAATCAATGTGCGCAATTCAGGCTGTGATATTTGACCCAGATTTTTTAGTTTTTCTCGAACAAATGATCGCCCTTCATCACCTGTTTCAGATTCAATATGCGTGCCCCAATGTGTCAACACAAACCATGCCGCTGGTAACATCACACAAACCACAGGAATCCCTATGGACATCCATTGTGCAAAATCAATCGTAGTGCCCGCATATTCATGCAAATACCCAAGAACGATCAGATTGGTAGGGGTTCCTATGGGTGTTCCCAAACCACCAATCGAAGCGCCATAGGCAATTGCCAATAATATTGCGACAGTGAGAGGGTTATTTATCTGCTTTTTTCCAGTTATCGCATAAGCAACAGATACACCGATGGGAGCTAACATTATCGTGGTTGCGGTATTGGATATCCACATTGAGAGCAAAGCCGAAGACAG encodes the following:
- the mgtE gene encoding magnesium transporter, whose product is MTQQSTNNPNSNDELTGETAGVDAETVDLFVELVDANARDGLIVAMGDLHPADMADVFEQMPRPTFRQAVSLLRDKLPADMIAELSEDLRSDAVDLMSDRHLADVLENLDSDDAALLAADLGEDRQERVFEQINASDRAAIETSLNFDEETAGRLMQRDFVAAPEFWTVGQAIDHMRSADDLPEPFFEVYLVDPGFRFVGAVPLSNLIRATRDTPLAELGVDISAAVKPEMDQEDVAFIFQQYNLASAPVVDEGGRLTGMITIDDMVDVIQDENKEDLLALSGVNDGGSYQSVWDAVRSRAPWLGVNLFTAFLASGAISVFEETLSQIIALAVLMPVVAALGGNAGSQALAVTVRAIAERDLLGPRAGRAVRREFLTALVNGLVFSFGVGLMALIWFKDPQLSGVISVAMFFTFLWAGLAGVLVPLGLQKLGADPAVASSVFVLTSVDIVGFCAFLGLASAVLL
- a CDS encoding SLC13 family permease, whose protein sequence is MGRQKNTHALHASLKNGGGLWGGLFLAIAIQFIERPENLSHNAWVVVSLAALMAVWWVTEAVPIGITSLLPLVIMPSFGVLSIKEVAVPYSSPVVILLLGGFIAAKSIEKWNLHTRLALNIVVRVGAHPKAMVAGFMLSSALLSMWISNTATTIMLAPIGVSVAYAITGKKQINNPLTVAILLAIAYGASIGGLGTPIGTPTNLIVLGYLHEYAGTTIDFAQWMSIGIPVVCVMLPAAWFVLTHWGTHIESETGDEGRSFVREKLKNLGQISQPELRTLIAFSVIACAWIFRRSLNSFEIFGVTPFSHVTDHIIAVFGAILMFVIPAGKTQPENTRLLDWQTAKDIPWDVVLLFGGGLSLALGITQSGLADWLAHQIGGLTSAPSLFLMIVLITVVIFSTEIVSNVATATAVLPILGAMTEGSGLDLYVLAIPVAMASSCAFMLPMATGPNAIVFGTGQVSMQRMAMIGFKLNLLGICLITLVLFTLMPIVFS